The following proteins are encoded in a genomic region of Zea mays cultivar B73 chromosome 9, Zm-B73-REFERENCE-NAM-5.0, whole genome shotgun sequence:
- the LOC103638016 gene encoding pre-mRNA-processing-splicing factor 8A: MWNGAPPPPPPQMAAAPPPPGTTVPGAGQPPPPPPPAGAPLGGKPLTPAELEAQLVEKARKWHQLNSKRYGDKRKFGFVEAQKEDMPPEHVRKIIRDHGDMSSKKYRHDKRVYLGALKFVPHAVYKLLENMPMPWEQVRHVKILYHITGAITFINEIPWVVEPIYLAQWGTMWIMMRREKRDRRHFKRMRFPPFDDEEPPLDYADNLLDVEPLEAIQLELDEEEDAAVYEWFYDHKPLMKTKLINGPSYRKWHLSLPIMATLYRLAGQLLSDLIDRNYFYLFDMESFFTAKALNMCIPGGPKFEPLYRDMEKGDEDWNEFNDINKLIIRQPLRTEYRIAFPHLYNNRPRKVKLGIYHTPMIMYIKTEDPDLPAFYYDPLINPITSTNKVDRRERKAAEEEDDEDFCLPEDVEPLLKQTELYTDTTAAGISLLFAPKPFNMRSGRTRRAEDIPLVSEWFKEHCPPAYPVKVRVSYQKLLKCYVLNELHHRPPKAQKKKHLFRSLQATKFFQTTELDWAEAGLQVCKQGYNMLNLLIHRKNLNYLHLDYNFNLKPVKTLTTKERKKSRFGNAFHLCREILRLTKLVVDANIQFRLGNVDAFQLADGLQYIFSHVGQLTGMYRYKYRLMRQIRMCKDLKHLIYYRFNTGPVGKGPGCGFWAPMWRVWLFFLRGIVPLLERWLGNLLARQFEGRHSKGVAKTVTKQRVESHFDLELRAAVMHDVLDAMPEGIKQNKARTILQHLSEAWRCWKANIPWKVPGLPVPIENMILRYVKSKADWWTNVAHYNRERIRRGATVDKTVCRKNLGRLTRLWLKAEQERQHNYLKDGPYVTPEEAVAIYTTTVHWLESRKFSPIPFPPLSYKHDTKLLILALERLKESYSVAVRLNQLQREELGLIEQAYDNPHEALSRIKRHLLTQRAFKEVGIEFMDLYSYLIPVYEIEPLEKITDAYLDQYLWYEGDKRHLFPNWVKPADSEPPPLLVYKWCQGINNLLDIWDTSDGQCVVMLQTKFEKFFEKIDLTLLNRLLRLVLDHNIADYVTAKNNVVLSYKDMSHTNSYGLIRGLQFASFVVQYYGLVLDLLILGLTRASEIAGPPQMPNEFLTYADTKVETRHPIRLYSRYIDKVHILFRFTHEEARDLIQRYLTEHPDPNNENMVGYNNKKCWPRDARMRLMKHDVNLGRSVFWDMKNRLPRSITTLEWENSFVSVYSKDNPNLLFSMSGFEVRILPKIRMTQEAFSNTKDGVWNLQNEQTKERTAIAFLRVDDEHMKVFENRVRQILMSSGSTTFTKIVNKWNTALIGLMTYFREATVHTQELLDLLVKCENKIQTRIKIGLNSKMPSRFPPVIFYTPKEIGGLGMLSMGHILIPQSDLRYSKQTDVGVTHFRSGMSHEEDQLIPNLYRYIQPWESEFIDSQRVWAEYALKRQEAQSQNRRLTLEDLEDSWDRGIPRINTLFQKDRHTLAYDKGWRVRTDFKQYQVLKQNPFWWTHQRHDGKLWNLNNYRTDVIQALGGVEGILEHTLFKGTYFPTWEGLFWEKASGFEESMKYKKLTNAQRSGLNQIPNRRFTLWWSPTINRANVYVGFQVQLDLTGIFMHGKIPTLKISLIQIFRAHLWQKIHESVVMDLCQVLDQELDALEIETVQKETIHPRKSYKMNSSCADILLFAAHRWQMSKPSLVSESKDVFDQKASNKYWIDVQLRWGDYDSHDIERYTRAKFMDYTTDNMSIYPSPTGVMIGIDLAYNLHSAFGNWFPGSKPLLQQAMNKIMKSNPALYVLRERIRKGLQLYSSEPTEPYLSSQNYGEIFSNQIIWFVDDTNVYRVTIHKTFEGNLTTKPINGAIFIFNPRTGQLFLKVIHTSVWAGQKRLGQLAKWKTAEEVAALVRSLPVEEQPKQIIVTRKGMLDPLEVHLLDFPNIVIKGSELQLPFQACLKIEKFGDLILKATEPQMVLYNIYDDWLKSISSYTAFSRIVLILRALHVNNEKAKMLLKPDKTIVTEPHHIWPSLNDEQWLKVECALRDLILSDYAKKNNVNTSALTQSEMRDIILGAEIAPPSQQRQQIAEIEKQSRETTQLTAVTTRTTNVHGDELIITTTSPYEQQAFASKTDWRVRAISATNLYLRVNHIYVNSDDIKETGYTYIMPKNILKKFICVADLRTQIAGFLYGLSPQDNPQVKEIRCIAIPPQHGTHQMVTLPSNLPEHEFLNDLEPLGWMHTQPNEAPQLSPQDLTSHAKILENNKQWDGEKCIILTCSFTPGSCSLTAYKLTPSGYEWGRSNKDNGSNPHGYLPTHYEKVQMLLSDRFLGFYMIPDNTPWNFNFMGVKHDPQMKYNMKLGMPRDFYHEDHRPTHFLEFSNIEEGEVAEGDREDTFT, from the exons ACGTCCGCAAAATCATCAG AGACCACGGAGACATGTCTTCCAAGAAGTACAGGCATGACAAGCGTGTTTATCTTGGTGCACTCAAATTTGTGCCCCACGCTGTGTACAAACTTCTAGAGAACATGCCGATGCCTTGGGAGCAG GTTCGCCATGTGAAAATCTTGTATCACATCACTGGGGCTATCACTTTTATAAATGAAATCCCATGGGTTGTTGAACCAATATACCTCGCACAG TGGGGTACAATGTGGATTATGATGCGGCGAGAGAAAAGGGATAGGCGGCATTTTAAACGAATGCGCTTTCCTCCATTTGATGATGAGGAGCCCCCACTGGACTATGCTGATAATTTGTTGGATGTTGAACCACTTGAAGCTATACAGTTGGAGTTGGATGAGGAGGAAGATGCAGCTGTCTATGAATGGTTCTATGATCACAAACCTCTAATGAAGACAAAACTTATAAATGGTCCCAGTTACAGGAAATGGCATCTATCTCTTCCCATAATGGCAACACTATATCGCCTTGCTGGCCAGCTGCTGTCAGATCTGATCGATAGGAATTATTTCTACTTATTTGATATGGAGTCCTTCTTTACAGCCAAGGCCCTTAATATGTGCATTCCAG GGGGTCCAAAGTTTGAGCCATTGTACCGTGATATGGAGAAGGGTGATGAGGACTGGAATgagtttaatgacataaataagcTCATCATACGTCAGCCACTTCGAACTGAGTACAGGATTGCTTTCCCTCACCTGTACAACAACAGGCCAAGGAAAGTGAAACTTGGTATCTATCATACCCCCATGATAATGTACATCAAGACTGAAGATCCAGACTTGCCAGCGTTCTACTATGATCCTCTGATAAATCCTATCACTTCAACCAACAAGGTTGATCGTCGGGAGAGGAAAGCAGCTGAAGAGGAAGATGATGAAGATTTTTGTCTCCCAGAAGATGTAGAGCCTCTCTTGAAACAGACTGAACTCTACACTGATACAACAGCTGCTGGTATATCGTTACTTTTTGCTCCAAAGCCTTTTAACATGAGATCTGGTCGGACACGTCGTGCAGAGGATATTCCTCTTGTATCTGAGTGGTTCAAGGAACATTG CCCTCCAGCTTATCCTGTGAAAGTTCGTGTGAGTTATCAGAAGCTATTGAAGTGTTATGTGCTCAATGAGCTACATCATAGGCCTCCCAAGGCCCAGAAGAAGAAGCATCTGTTCCGTTCACTCCAAGCAACTAAGTTCTTCCAAACTACTGAGCTTGACTGGGCAGAAGCAGGCTTGCAAGTTTGCAAGCAGGGGTAcaacatgctaaatttgttgattCACAGGAAAAATCTTAACTATCTTCATTTAGATTACAATTTCAATTTGAAGCCTGTAAAGACTCTTACAACAAAGGAAAGGAAGAAATCTCGTTttggaaatgcattccatttgtgTCGTGAGATTTTACGACTTACAAAGTTGGTTGTTGATGCTAACATCCAGTTCCGTCTGGGAAATGTTGATGCCTTCCAGTTGGCAGATGGTCTGCAATACATATTTTCTCATGTTGGGCAGTTAACTGGTATGTATAGGTACAAGTACCGATTGATGAGACAGATTAGGATGTGCAAAGATCTGAAGCACTTGATATATTATCGTTTCAACACTGGCCCTGTTGGTAAAGGGCCTGGTTGTGGGTTTTGGGCTCCAATGTGGAGAGTGTGGCTCTTCTTCCTTCGAGGTATTGTCCCACTATTGGAGCGCTGGTTGGGCAATCTTCTGGCACGTCAGTTTGAGGGCCGTCATTCCAAGGGTGTGGCCAAAACTGTAACAAAGCAACGTGTTGAGTCTCACTTTGATTTAGAACTTCGTGCTGCAGTTATGCACGACGTCCTAGATGCTATGCCAGAAGGCATCAAACAAAACAAGGCTCGAACTATATTACAACATCTTAGCGAGGCATGGCGATGCTGGAAGGCAAATATCCCATGGAAAGTCCCTGGTCTACCTGTGCCTATTGAAAACATGATTCTTCGTTATGTGAAATCCAAGGCAGATTGGTGGACAAATGTTGCTCACTACAATCGTGAGCGTATCAGGCGTGGTGCTACAGTTGACAAAACTGTTTGTCGGAAAAATCTAGGAAGGTTAACTCGTCTGTGGCTGAAGGCAGAGCAAGAGAGGCAACACaattacctgaaagatgggccatATGTTACTCCTGAAGAAGCTGTTGCTATTTATACAACAACTGTTCATTGGCTGGAATCAAGAAAGTTCTCCCCAATTCCTTTCCCGCCATTGTCATACAAGCATGACACTAAACTTCTTATACTTGCTCTAGAAAGGCTGAAGGAGTCATACAGCGTAGCAGTTAGATTGAACCAATTGCAACGAGAGGAGCTTGGGTTGATTGAACAAGCTTATGATAATCCACATGAAGCACTGTCAAGGATAAAAAGGCATCTCCTTACTCAGCGTGCTTTTAAAGAAGTTGGTATAGAATTCATGGACTTGTACAGCTACTTGATTCCGGTATATGAAATTGAACCTCTTGAAAAGATCACTGATGCATACCTTGACCAGTACCTGTGGTACGAGGGGGACAAACGGCACCTCTTCCCAAATTGGGTTAAGCCTGCTGATTCAGAACCACCACCTCTTCTTGTTTATAAATGGTGCCAGGGTATAAATAATTTACTGGATATATGGGACACAAGTGATGGACAGTGTGTTGTGATGCTCCAGACAAAATTTGAGAAGTTCTTTGAGAAAATTGATCTGACTCTGTTGAACAGGCTTCTGCGCTTGGTCTTGGATCATAACATAGCTGACTATGTCACTGCAAAGAACAATGTAGTGTTGTCTTACAAGGACATGAGTCACACAAATTCTTATGGTCTCATTCGAgggcttcaatttgcatcttttgTTGTTCAGTATTATGGCCTTGTGCTGGATCTCCTGATTCTTGGTCTAACTCGTGCAAGTGAGATTGCTGGGCCACCTCAAATGCCAAATGAGTTCCTTACATATGCTGACACAAAAGTTGAGACAAGGCATCCCATAAGATTATATTCTCGGTATATTGACAAGGTGCATATATTGTTCCGGTTCACCCATGAGGAAGCACGAGATCTAATTCAGCGTTACTTGACAGAACATCCTGATCCTAACAATGAGAACATGGTTGGTTACAATAACAAGAAATGTTGGCCCAGAGATGCAAGAATGAGGCTTATGAAACATGACGTGAATCTTGGAAGAAGTGTGTTCTGGGATATGAAGAACCGCCTTCCAAGGAGCATTACAACTTTAGAATGGGAGAATAGCTTTGTCTCTGTTTACAGCAAGGACAATCCAAACCTGCTTTTTAGCATGTCTGGCTTTGAAGTCCGGATACTGCCAAAGATACGGATGACCCAGGAGGCATTCAGCAACACAAAAGATGGAGTATGGAATTTGCAGAATGAACAGACAAAAGAAAGAACGGCAATTGCCTTCCTGAGGGTTGACGATGAACATATGAAAGTGTTCGAGAACCGTGTCCGGCAGATTCTAATGTCATCAGGGTCAACAACATTCACCAAGATAGTCAATAAGTGGAATACAGCTCTCATTGGCCTTATGACATATTTCCGCGAAGCAACTGTCCATACCCAGGAGCTTTTGGATTTACTGGTCAAATGTGAAAACAAGATCCAGACTCGTATAAAGATTGGCCTGAATTCAAAGATGCCTAGTAGGTTTCCTCCAGTTATCTTCTATACTCCCAAGGAGATTGGAGGTCTTGGAATGTTATCAATGGGCCATATTCTTATACCGCAGAGTGATCTTAGGTATAGCAAACAGACAGATGTTGGTGTAACACATTTTAGAAGTGGTATGAGCCATGAAGAGGATCAGCTTATTCCAAACTTGTATCGCTACATCCAGCCATGGGAGAGCGAGTTTATTGATTCACAGCGTGTTTGGGCTGAGTATGCTTTGAAGAGGCAGGAAGCACAATCACAGAACAGACGATTAACTCTTGAGGATCTTGAAGATTCATGGGATAGAGGTATACCTCGTATCAACACTCTTTTCCAAAAAGACCGTCATACACTAGCCTATGACAAAGGATGGAGAGTGAGAACAGATTTTAAGCAATATCAAGTGCTGAAACAGAACCCATTCTGGTGGACACATCAGCGGCATGATGGGAAGCTTTGGAATCTAAATAACTACAGAACAGATGTCATCCAAGCACTTGGTGGTGTAGAAGGCATCTTGGAGCATACTTTATTTAAAGGGACTTACTTCCCCACTTGGGAGGGTCTGTTTTGGGAGAAGGCATCAGGTTTCGAAGAGTCAATGAAATACAAGAAACTGACAAATGCACAGCGGTCTGGTCTCAATCAAATCCCCAATCGAAGATTTACCCTGTGGTGGTCACCAACCATCAATCGTGCAAATGTCTATGTTGGTTTCCAGGTCCAGCTAGATCTTACGGGCATATTCATGCATGGTAAAATCCCGACATTGAAGATTTCTCTGATCCAGATCTTCCGTGCACATCTGTGGCAGAAGATCCATGAAAGTGTTGTTATGGATCTTTGCCAAGTTTTAGACCAGGAGTTGGATGCACTTGAGATTGAGACTGTGCAGAAGGAGACAATACATCCCAGGAAGAGTTACAAGATGAACAGTTCCTGTGCTGATATCCTTCTCTTTGCTGCTCATAGATGGCAGATGTCCAAACCAAGCTTAGTTTCTGAGTCGAAGGATGTATTTGATCAGAAAGCAAGTAACAAGTATTGGATTGATGTGCAACTGCGTTGGGGAGACTATGATTCACATGACATAGAACGTTATACAAGAGCCAAGTTCATGGATTACACAACAGACAATATGTCCATATACCCATCGCCAACTG GTGTGATGATTGGAATCGATCTAGCGTATAATTTGCACTCTGCTTTTGGCAACTGGTTTCCTGGATCAAAGCCACTACTTCAGCAGGCAATGAACAAGATCATGAAG TCAAATCCTGCTCTGTATGTCCTGAGGGAGAGAATAAGGAAGGGTCTGCAGTTGTACTCTTCTGAACCCACTGAACCATACCTGTCTTCACAGAACTATGGAGAGATATTCAGCAATCAAATCATATGGTTCGTGGATGATACAAATGTGTATCGAGTCACTATTCACAAAACATTTGAGGGTAACTTGACCACCAAACCAATTAATGGTGctattttcattttcaatccaagAACGGGTCAACTTTTTCTTAAG GTTATCCACACAAGTGTATGGGCGGGGCAGAAGCGTCTTGGGCAGCTGGCCAAGTGGAAAACCGCTGAGGAGGTTGCTGCATTGGTTCGATCTCTTCCTGTAGAAGAGCAGCCAAAGCAAATTATTGTGACAAGGAAGGGCATGTTGGATCCCTTGGAGGTCCATCTACTTGACTTCCCTAACATTGTTATTAAGGGCAGCGAGCTGCAGCTTCCTTTCCAGGCTTGCTTGAAGATTGAGAAGTTTGGTGATCTTATACTGAAGGCAACTGAACCACAGATGGTTCTTTATAATATATATGATGATTGGTTGAAAAGTATATCATCATACACAGCATTCTCCCGCATTGTGCTTATTCTACGTGCACTTCATGTGAATAATGAGAAGGCAAAGATGTTGCTCAAACCTGACAAAACAATTGTTACTGAACCACATCATATATGGCCATCTCTGAATGATGAACAGTGGTTGAAGGTTGAGTGTGCACTAAGGGACCTCATCCTTTCTGATTATGCAAAGAAAAACAATGTTAATACTTCTGCACTGACACAATCTGAAATGCGAGATATCATTCTTGGAGCTGAAATTGCTCCACCATCACAGCAGAGGCAACAGATTGCTGAAATTGAGAAACAG TCAAGAGAGACTACTCAGTTAACTGCTGTAACCACAAGGACGACGAATGTGCACGGAGATGAACTCATTATCACAACCACAAGTCCATATGAGCAACAAGCATTCGCATCGAAGACTGATTGGCGTGTCAGAGCCATCTCTGCCACAAACTTGTATCTACGTGTAAATCACATTTATGTCAATTCTGATGATATAAAG GAAACTggctacacttacattatgccaaagaacatattgaagaaattcatatGCGTAGCAGATCTGCGTACACAAATCGCTGGATTCTTATATGGGCTGAGTCCACAGGACAATCCTCAAGTCAAAGAGATTAGGTGTATAGCCATCCCTCCGCAGCATGGAACACACCAGATGGTGACTCTGCCATCAAATCTTCCTGAACATGAGTTCCTTAATGATCTTGAACCCTTGGGATGGATGCATACACAGCCAAATGAAGCTCCACAGCTATCACCACAG GACCTGACATCACATGCCAAGATTCTGGAGAACAACAAACAATGGGATGGTGAGAAGTGCATCATTCTGACATGCAGCTTCACCCCAGGATCTTGCTCGTTGACTGCTTACAAGCTGACACCAAGTGGTTATGAGTGGGGACGCAGCAACAAGGACAACGGAAGCAACCCACATGGATACCTCCCAACTCATTACGAGAAGGTCCAGATGCTTCTGAGCGACCGCTTCCTTGGTTTCTACATG ATTCCGGATAACACCCCTTGGAACTTCAACTTCATGGGAGTGAAGCACGACCCACAGATGAAGTACAACATGAAGCTGGGCATGCCCCGGGACTTCTATCACGAGGACCACAGGCCGACACACTTCCTTGAGTTCAGCAACATCGAGGAGGGAGAGGTCGCTGAAGGTGATAGGGAGGACACATTCACGTAG